From Erwinia sp. HDF1-3R, one genomic window encodes:
- a CDS encoding M28 family peptidase, with protein sequence MPLNKPDNAAFPLHSDADTDVLLPLMEKLLDAFEPLHRLSGSVDAERAADSLIEQLSALGLTPRREICPLLLSDPVLGTLELPDFPHWQASAKTRSFSAHCPEGIAGPLYYDSRSQETLPDSELAAWQNTVRGRIVVADRGLEDYVQQLCRAGALGLVHIWGSAEEALHEETVGPIWGTPVPDDGIRYPSLPVVCINQRQGRSLLEILDRQAHPVTARLVTRLNVHVADCSLPVVDIPGEIDEFVLLSSHYDSWHQGLTDNATGNALCLAMAAWFHRSLRPKRGLRIAWWPGHSNARYGGSTWYADRYREELQQKCIAHINVDSPGCEDATEVVVNASGAESFDFLNQAIIHETGTTARRITPLGKGGDQSFWGCGIPLHFAFRVEPGIRTSHSPGSGGGWWWHTEADTRDKVDRHLLLRDCRIHTRWLAQLLYKECLPLDPGGYLERITEELDRLQSALDPQFDLSPVRHALLALQQQVQDLGRWQDSGARREDIKQAIALWHRVRYSSTDDFHYDYSYHGGAFPGLQLLRDRFQHTTSAVTFLMLTTQFTRQRSRALSLLVQSGEVLRSFPPP encoded by the coding sequence ATGCCGCTCAATAAGCCGGATAACGCCGCATTTCCTCTCCATTCTGATGCCGATACGGACGTACTGCTACCGTTGATGGAGAAGCTGCTGGATGCTTTTGAGCCTCTGCATCGGCTGTCCGGCAGCGTTGATGCGGAGCGTGCAGCGGATAGTCTTATAGAACAGCTTTCCGCACTCGGTCTTACGCCCCGTCGTGAAATCTGTCCGTTATTGCTGAGCGATCCCGTTCTGGGCACGCTGGAACTGCCCGACTTTCCTCACTGGCAGGCGAGCGCTAAAACGCGCTCCTTTTCTGCTCATTGCCCTGAAGGGATCGCTGGCCCTCTTTATTATGACAGCCGATCGCAGGAGACCCTTCCCGACAGCGAGCTTGCTGCCTGGCAGAATACCGTTCGGGGCAGGATCGTAGTCGCCGATCGCGGCCTGGAGGACTATGTGCAACAGCTATGTCGCGCCGGGGCGCTTGGGCTGGTGCATATCTGGGGTTCGGCAGAAGAAGCACTGCATGAAGAGACCGTTGGCCCCATCTGGGGAACGCCTGTCCCCGACGATGGTATACGCTACCCTTCCCTGCCGGTAGTCTGTATCAATCAAAGACAGGGCCGATCGTTACTGGAAATTCTTGATCGGCAGGCCCACCCTGTTACCGCACGGTTAGTGACCCGGCTTAATGTACATGTTGCCGACTGTAGCCTGCCTGTTGTCGACATACCCGGTGAGATCGACGAATTTGTGCTGCTTTCCTCTCACTATGACTCATGGCATCAGGGTCTGACGGATAATGCGACGGGTAACGCACTCTGCCTGGCAATGGCTGCCTGGTTTCATCGTTCACTCCGGCCGAAAAGAGGCCTGCGTATCGCCTGGTGGCCGGGCCATTCTAATGCCCGCTATGGCGGATCGACCTGGTATGCCGATCGCTATCGCGAAGAGTTACAGCAGAAGTGCATCGCGCATATCAATGTCGACTCTCCCGGCTGTGAAGATGCGACGGAGGTGGTGGTGAATGCCAGCGGGGCTGAATCATTCGACTTTCTCAACCAGGCGATTATCCACGAAACCGGCACGACGGCGCGGCGTATCACTCCATTAGGTAAAGGGGGCGATCAGTCGTTTTGGGGATGTGGTATTCCTTTGCATTTCGCCTTTCGCGTGGAGCCGGGCATTCGTACCAGCCACTCTCCGGGAAGCGGTGGAGGATGGTGGTGGCATACCGAAGCCGACACGCGAGATAAAGTGGACAGACACCTGCTGTTGCGGGACTGTCGGATCCATACGCGGTGGCTTGCACAGCTGCTATATAAAGAGTGCCTGCCGCTGGATCCCGGTGGCTATCTGGAGCGGATTACAGAGGAACTGGATCGGCTTCAGTCTGCTTTGGACCCGCAGTTTGATCTTTCACCGGTGAGACACGCGTTGCTGGCTTTGCAGCAGCAGGTACAGGATTTGGGCCGATGGCAGGATAGCGGCGCACGACGAGAGGACATAAAGCAGGCGATTGCGCTATGGCATCGCGTCCGCTATAGCTCAACCGATGACTTTCATTATGATTATAGCTACCACGGTGGTGCCTTTCCCGGCCTACAGCTGCTTCGCGATCGATTTCAGCACACTACCTCAGCCGTCACGTTTTTGATGCTGACCACCCAGTTTACCCGACAGCGCAGCAGGGCTCTGAGCCTGCTAGTGCAGAGTGGCGAGGTACTGCGTAGTTTCCCGCCCCCATAA
- the asnB gene encoding asparagine synthase (glutamine-hydrolyzing) — translation MLSQIQHRGPDETHATVTERCAFGINRLSIMDIEGGSQPFHIANGTVHLVCNGQIYNHAALRADLENDVIFSSGSDVEVIAHLYHQYGAELLPRLDGMFAFFIYDQHRQDFLAARDRFGIKPLYYLQRDGAWFFASEIKALQALSEDAALIKELPPGWMATSEGIRPWFDINMSQRRSVPDTRLVRALLEASVEKHMQADPQVKFGVFLSGGLDSSIIAALAARHRQDLVAFTIGMPGSPDTIAARQVASHLGIRLVECSFTVTQALAQLRRAVQVTESYNSVMVLEGLMTMQLAQAAAEEGIKVILSGEGADEIFAGYGLLRRVPPARLSGQLKQLLGHLHKTECRRLDRATMACSVEARVPFLDPLLVEYAVNLPASGLIQKSSQRPTEKWLLREACRDLLPENILQRVKLAFDHGSGILALLDTLADRVTDAAFEETRYRYPAARIANKPTLVFYFIWRDIFGETGGAGSFELCGHYPVMQEMIDKRTSETGGTGECEEDITPLLTEWTHHAAPLHKSRS, via the coding sequence ATGTTAAGTCAAATCCAGCACAGGGGACCGGATGAAACACATGCAACGGTAACTGAACGCTGCGCTTTTGGCATAAACCGCTTGAGTATCATGGATATAGAAGGTGGTTCACAGCCATTCCACATCGCAAACGGCACGGTGCACCTGGTGTGTAACGGCCAGATATATAATCATGCCGCGTTACGCGCAGACCTGGAAAATGACGTCATTTTCAGCTCAGGGTCTGATGTAGAAGTCATTGCTCATCTTTATCATCAGTATGGTGCTGAGCTACTTCCCCGGCTGGATGGCATGTTCGCTTTTTTTATTTATGACCAGCACAGACAGGACTTTCTTGCCGCCAGGGACAGATTTGGCATAAAACCGCTTTACTATCTTCAACGGGATGGGGCCTGGTTCTTTGCTTCTGAAATTAAGGCACTGCAGGCGCTCAGCGAAGATGCTGCACTGATTAAAGAACTCCCGCCGGGCTGGATGGCAACGTCTGAGGGGATTCGTCCCTGGTTTGATATTAACATGAGCCAGCGTCGCTCTGTGCCCGATACACGCCTCGTGCGCGCGCTGCTCGAAGCGTCGGTGGAAAAACACATGCAGGCCGATCCCCAGGTGAAATTCGGCGTATTTCTGTCCGGCGGACTGGATTCAAGTATTATTGCTGCCCTGGCGGCACGTCACCGGCAGGATCTGGTGGCCTTTACCATTGGTATGCCGGGTTCACCGGACACCATCGCCGCGCGTCAGGTCGCCAGTCATCTCGGTATAAGGCTTGTCGAGTGTAGTTTTACCGTGACGCAGGCTTTGGCGCAGCTCCGGCGTGCGGTTCAGGTCACTGAGTCATACAATTCGGTGATGGTGCTGGAGGGGCTGATGACAATGCAACTGGCCCAGGCTGCGGCAGAGGAGGGGATAAAGGTAATATTATCGGGCGAAGGCGCAGATGAAATATTTGCTGGCTACGGGCTGCTGCGTCGCGTTCCACCCGCTCGCCTTTCCGGCCAGCTCAAACAATTGCTGGGTCATCTCCACAAGACAGAATGCCGACGTTTGGATCGCGCAACTATGGCCTGCAGTGTCGAAGCCCGTGTGCCTTTTCTGGATCCGCTGCTGGTGGAATATGCTGTTAACCTCCCCGCGTCAGGTCTGATTCAGAAAAGCAGCCAGCGACCGACCGAAAAATGGTTACTGCGCGAAGCCTGCCGGGATTTACTGCCCGAAAACATTCTGCAGCGGGTAAAACTGGCCTTCGATCACGGCAGCGGCATCCTGGCGCTGCTTGATACCCTGGCAGACAGGGTCACTGACGCCGCATTTGAAGAAACGCGCTATCGCTATCCGGCTGCACGTATTGCCAATAAGCCGACGCTGGTCTTTTACTTTATCTGGCGCGATATCTTTGGCGAAACGGGTGGTGCGGGGTCATTTGAACTTTGCGGCCACTATCCGGTGATGCAGGAAATGATAGATAAACGGACGTCTGAAACAGGTGGAACCGGCGAGTGTGAAGAAGACATCACCCCGCTCCTTACTGAATGGACTCATCATGCGGCACCGCTGCACAAATCCCGTTCCTGA
- a CDS encoding DUF4209 domain-containing protein: MQRYPSDLEVTAQDFADCGWQSILADTAEAGYEPLWRAFSKAAELAVEAKMNGPGKALWLLADACAMRLLSSPDNRQQPFASTITHLGWRTAGPDDFIEADLDFFAQVVRSTDNSWLKARLADLLWVRKYKSNDTKAICMALDAIDNYQRIPINTEILQNDWQACWERAITLVKMLGKGAADKLNDTRQPLLHALHTLTKSEGWLAWKVSDLLQWVGLEMEQSAEVANKLATLARDYDTDTEQVQIMTAGRLFRQAAIWFGIADDKAEAAAMTVQVAECYVREGRSRIQTPHPSYGAAASFYEQAIQTYRTISRQQRQALCIEVRITALRKQMDEAGEKSLGDLGEIPFPEVDFREQMVWASQAVQNKTLTEALQAFSRIVLTPFKYQDLWQQIVAQLKQPSLMHIFPVTVLAENGRVIARIPCLDTNADLVDEANRARVFWEMTRMYRAWLNFYVNAFIWPALGSLLLEHRLREADLIELASRSPIVPIGRERLFGKALFAGFNHDFVTALHLLVPQVENMVRYHLKHAGARTTHLDEHGVQTENGISTLIDQPEAEKVFGRDVVFEIKALYCTAMGPNLRNKLAHGLLNDTDCQSIEAIYAWWLGLRLVCHAFWNAARTR, from the coding sequence ATGCAACGTTACCCGTCTGACCTGGAAGTAACAGCGCAGGATTTTGCTGATTGCGGCTGGCAAAGCATTCTTGCTGACACTGCCGAGGCTGGCTACGAGCCACTATGGCGCGCCTTTTCCAAGGCCGCTGAACTTGCCGTGGAAGCGAAAATGAACGGGCCTGGCAAGGCGCTTTGGCTTTTGGCTGATGCGTGTGCCATGCGTCTGCTGTCCAGCCCTGACAATCGGCAGCAACCATTTGCATCTACCATCACCCATCTTGGCTGGCGAACGGCCGGGCCGGATGATTTTATAGAAGCGGACCTTGATTTTTTTGCTCAGGTAGTTAGGTCCACAGACAATTCGTGGCTCAAGGCTCGCTTGGCGGACCTGCTATGGGTACGGAAGTATAAATCGAATGATACAAAAGCCATTTGCATGGCACTGGACGCGATTGATAACTATCAGCGGATTCCAATAAATACGGAAATTTTGCAGAATGACTGGCAAGCATGTTGGGAGCGGGCAATCACCTTGGTTAAGATGCTTGGTAAAGGGGCAGCCGATAAGCTAAATGATACCAGGCAGCCGCTCCTACATGCCTTGCATACCTTGACAAAGTCGGAAGGTTGGTTGGCATGGAAAGTGTCGGATCTGTTGCAGTGGGTTGGACTGGAAATGGAACAGTCCGCAGAAGTTGCAAACAAACTGGCGACTTTGGCACGCGACTACGATACCGATACCGAGCAAGTGCAAATCATGACCGCAGGGCGGCTGTTCAGGCAGGCGGCGATCTGGTTTGGTATCGCCGACGATAAAGCAGAGGCTGCAGCCATGACGGTGCAGGTCGCGGAATGCTACGTTCGGGAAGGGAGGTCACGTATCCAAACACCTCATCCCAGCTATGGTGCTGCGGCCAGCTTCTACGAACAAGCCATTCAGACGTATCGCACCATTTCACGGCAACAACGCCAGGCACTTTGCATTGAGGTGCGGATCACCGCACTTCGGAAGCAGATGGATGAGGCTGGCGAAAAATCGTTGGGAGACCTGGGGGAAATTCCCTTTCCCGAGGTGGATTTTCGCGAACAGATGGTGTGGGCTAGTCAGGCCGTACAGAACAAAACACTTACCGAGGCGCTACAAGCTTTCTCTCGTATCGTCCTTACGCCGTTCAAGTATCAGGATTTGTGGCAGCAGATTGTGGCGCAACTCAAACAGCCATCTCTTATGCATATTTTCCCGGTGACCGTGCTAGCCGAAAATGGACGGGTCATTGCCCGAATCCCCTGCCTGGACACCAATGCCGACCTTGTAGACGAGGCAAACAGAGCACGTGTTTTCTGGGAAATGACGAGGATGTACCGTGCGTGGTTAAACTTCTACGTCAATGCATTTATCTGGCCAGCGTTGGGTTCGCTTCTACTGGAACACCGCTTGCGAGAAGCCGACCTGATCGAGCTTGCCAGTCGATCCCCAATTGTCCCAATTGGTCGGGAGCGTTTGTTCGGCAAAGCGCTGTTTGCAGGCTTTAACCATGACTTTGTCACCGCGTTGCACCTGCTGGTGCCGCAAGTCGAGAATATGGTGCGCTATCACCTCAAACATGCGGGCGCGCGCACTACTCATCTCGATGAGCATGGAGTTCAGACTGAAAACGGAATCAGTACGCTCATTGATCAGCCAGAGGCAGAAAAGGTCTTTGGAAGAGATGTGGTATTTGAAATCAAAGCGTTGTATTGCACGGCCATGGGCCCTAATCTGCGCAACAAGCTGGCTCATGGTCTGCTGAATGATACTGATTGCCAGTCAATTGAGGCTATCTATGCTTGGTGGCTAGGATTGCGGTTGGTTTGCCATGCCTTCTGGAATGCGGCAAGAACACGATGA
- a CDS encoding lysine decarboxylase, giving the protein MQSNVIKLNREETPLINSLRTICQKKIYSFHALPISSFGHSDILPSRKIEDDCLEATITDEAFDNFFFPKGVIKESQVLTAKLYNADHSFYITGGTSVANQIAITALYDDKYNILIDKNCHQSVHFHSQSLRANVDYLCPDLVAEDGQLKAWSIDKLTRKALTKQLEGAGYDLIILSAQSYEGLIYDIPSVLLKLLQAGVSTRKFFIDEAWGSLNYFGEDTKTYTAMNIDNIVEAYPDLEVMCTHSAHKSLFCLRQASLIHCKGKDLLSHKIEVAKFRVHTTSPNYPILASLDLAQNCMRKYGNEVASYSRALVNMFKEAVNSEPELSLLHTEFEVFRGHQHIAYDPTKVMVNVRSLGDASEIKKELLKDNIFIKRTLNNHLLLNFHIGVNKEAVNALINGLKTIGNSNLKNCISNKFIIPYPPGVPIVFPGDEINSNITRKIRQCEENGLLIISA; this is encoded by the coding sequence ATGCAGAGTAACGTAATCAAATTAAACAGAGAAGAAACACCATTGATAAACTCATTGAGAACCATTTGTCAAAAGAAAATATACTCCTTTCACGCTTTACCAATCTCCAGTTTCGGGCATAGTGATATTTTACCCTCACGTAAAATAGAAGATGATTGTTTAGAAGCGACGATTACTGACGAAGCTTTCGATAATTTTTTCTTCCCTAAAGGAGTTATTAAAGAGTCACAGGTATTAACAGCAAAACTCTACAATGCGGATCACTCATTTTACATTACCGGTGGCACCAGTGTAGCCAACCAAATTGCCATCACTGCTTTATATGATGATAAATATAATATCCTTATCGATAAGAACTGCCATCAGTCTGTTCACTTTCACAGCCAATCGTTAAGGGCTAATGTGGATTATCTCTGCCCGGACCTTGTCGCAGAAGATGGACAACTTAAGGCTTGGTCTATTGATAAACTAACAAGGAAAGCATTGACAAAACAATTAGAGGGGGCAGGATATGACCTCATTATTTTGTCAGCACAATCCTATGAAGGTCTTATTTATGATATTCCTTCTGTATTATTGAAATTATTACAGGCAGGGGTTAGCACTCGAAAATTCTTTATCGATGAAGCATGGGGAAGTTTGAATTACTTTGGGGAGGATACAAAAACTTATACGGCAATGAATATTGACAATATTGTTGAAGCTTATCCCGACCTCGAAGTTATGTGTACACATTCAGCGCACAAATCGCTTTTTTGCCTCCGCCAGGCATCCCTGATCCATTGTAAAGGGAAAGACCTATTATCGCATAAAATTGAAGTGGCCAAATTTAGGGTGCATACCACATCACCAAACTATCCTATTCTCGCCTCATTGGATCTGGCACAAAATTGTATGCGTAAATATGGAAATGAAGTGGCTTCATACTCTAGAGCATTAGTCAATATGTTCAAAGAGGCGGTGAATTCAGAACCCGAGCTTTCCTTATTACATACAGAATTTGAAGTATTTCGTGGTCATCAGCATATTGCTTATGACCCTACAAAAGTAATGGTTAATGTAAGAAGTTTAGGTGACGCATCAGAAATTAAAAAAGAACTATTGAAAGATAATATTTTCATAAAAAGAACATTGAACAATCATCTATTGCTTAATTTCCACATTGGAGTTAACAAGGAAGCTGTCAACGCATTGATTAATGGGCTAAAGACAATTGGCAATTCTAATTTAAAAAATTGCATATCCAATAAATTCATCATCCCATACCCACCGGGTGTGCCTATTGTTTTTCCAGGCGATGAAATAAACTCTAATATCACTAGAAAAATAAGACAATGTGAAGAAAATGGATTGCTAATTATTTCCGCTTGA
- the metA gene encoding homoserine O-succinyltransferase: MPIRVPDELPAVNFLRNENVFVMTSSRASIQEIRPLKVLVLNLMPKKIETENQFLRLLSNSPLQIDIQLLRIDSRESRNTPMEHLNNFYCNFEDIQHDNFDGLIVTGAPLGLVDFNDVAYWPQIQRVLHWAKEHVTSTLFVCWAVQAALNILYGIPKQTRETKLSGVYEHQILHPHALLTRGFDDTFLAPHSRYADFPTQLLRDYTDLDIFAESEQTGAYLFASKDKRLAFVTGHPEYDALTLAGEFHRDYEAGLNPEVPYNYFPQDNPALPPRFSWRSHGNLLFLNWLNYYVYQITPYDLRHMNPTLE; the protein is encoded by the coding sequence ATGCCAATCAGGGTACCCGATGAATTACCAGCGGTGAATTTTCTGCGCAATGAGAATGTTTTTGTCATGACCTCATCGCGTGCCAGTATTCAGGAAATCCGTCCGCTGAAGGTACTGGTGCTGAACCTGATGCCGAAAAAGATTGAGACGGAAAATCAATTTTTACGTCTGCTTTCCAATTCTCCTTTGCAGATCGATATTCAACTGTTGCGCATCGACAGCCGCGAGTCGCGCAATACGCCGATGGAGCATCTGAATAACTTCTACTGTAATTTTGAAGATATCCAGCACGATAATTTTGATGGTTTGATCGTGACGGGCGCTCCGCTGGGGCTGGTCGATTTTAACGATGTGGCGTACTGGCCGCAGATCCAGCGGGTGCTACACTGGGCGAAAGAGCACGTGACCTCAACGCTATTTGTCTGCTGGGCGGTTCAGGCGGCGCTGAATATTCTGTATGGCATTCCTAAGCAAACGCGGGAAACCAAGCTGTCAGGCGTTTACGAGCACCAAATTTTGCATCCGCACGCGCTGCTGACGCGGGGGTTTGATGATACTTTTCTGGCCCCGCATTCGCGCTATGCAGATTTCCCCACTCAGCTGCTGCGTGATTATACCGATCTGGATATTTTCGCCGAGTCTGAGCAGACCGGGGCCTATCTGTTTGCCAGTAAGGATAAGCGTCTGGCTTTTGTCACCGGTCATCCCGAATACGATGCGCTGACGCTGGCGGGTGAGTTTCACCGCGATTATGAGGCGGGCCTGAACCCGGAAGTCCCTTATAATTATTTCCCACAGGATAATCCGGCGCTGCCACCGCGGTTCAGCTGGCGCAGCCATGGGAATCTGTTGTTTTTGAACTGGCTGAATTATTACGTTTACCAGATAACCCCGTACGATTTACGTCATATGAATCCAACGCTTGAGTAA
- a CDS encoding M20 family metallopeptidase: MSERTISAQKDKIINAVDSAGDTLQSLALSLHKNPELSFQEHRSAGELIAPLREAGFTIETGTAGLETAFRASWQKGVGGPTIALLAEYDALPELGHACGHNLIGTASVAAALALKAADVDFTGRIEVIGTPAEEDGGGKIIMVEKGVFEGIDAVMMFHPREKNMVVRGALACYDATFKFFGKAAHAASAPQLGISALDAVIHSFNGINALRQFFTDDVRVHGVITHGGSAANIVPAYAEAKFILRAATVGGLAEVRRKVYAAVTGAAEMTGARVEIEEGLVYAERNNNLALAASFTRNLALLGVESNDPPAGGGVGSSDIGNVSQVTAAIHPYLRIGDVTPHTPEFAVAAGSPAGLATMITAAKALAMTTFDLCHDADTLRAVRDEFTQWQSQTNAAGEKS, encoded by the coding sequence ATGTCTGAACGCACCATTAGCGCGCAGAAGGATAAAATTATTAATGCCGTCGACTCGGCTGGCGATACGCTGCAAAGCCTGGCCCTGAGTCTGCATAAGAATCCGGAACTGAGCTTTCAGGAGCACCGCTCCGCTGGCGAACTTATCGCTCCCCTGCGTGAAGCGGGATTCACCATTGAAACCGGGACGGCCGGGCTGGAAACGGCCTTTCGGGCCAGCTGGCAAAAGGGCGTTGGCGGCCCTACTATCGCTTTACTCGCCGAATATGATGCGCTGCCGGAGCTGGGCCATGCCTGTGGTCATAACCTGATCGGTACCGCCTCGGTAGCGGCCGCGCTGGCGCTCAAAGCTGCTGACGTCGACTTTACGGGCCGCATTGAGGTAATTGGCACGCCTGCGGAGGAAGACGGGGGCGGCAAAATTATCATGGTGGAAAAAGGCGTTTTTGAAGGTATTGATGCGGTGATGATGTTTCACCCGCGTGAAAAAAACATGGTGGTGCGCGGTGCGCTGGCCTGTTACGACGCGACCTTTAAGTTCTTTGGTAAGGCGGCTCACGCTGCCTCGGCACCGCAGCTGGGCATTAGCGCGCTGGATGCGGTGATCCACAGCTTTAACGGTATTAACGCACTGCGTCAGTTCTTTACCGATGATGTTCGCGTGCACGGTGTTATCACCCACGGCGGCAGCGCAGCAAATATTGTTCCCGCCTATGCTGAAGCAAAATTTATCCTGCGCGCCGCAACGGTCGGCGGGCTGGCAGAGGTGCGTCGTAAAGTCTATGCCGCGGTGACCGGCGCCGCTGAAATGACTGGTGCGCGGGTAGAAATTGAGGAAGGGCTGGTATATGCCGAGCGCAATAATAATCTGGCGCTGGCAGCCAGCTTCACCCGTAATCTTGCGCTGCTGGGCGTAGAGAGTAACGATCCGCCCGCGGGCGGCGGCGTGGGCTCGTCGGATATTGGCAACGTGAGTCAGGTCACTGCGGCAATCCACCCCTATTTGCGCATCGGCGATGTTACGCCGCATACGCCGGAATTTGCCGTCGCTGCAGGATCCCCGGCTGGCCTGGCGACCATGATAACCGCAGCCAAAGCGCTGGCCATGACGACATTCGATCTTTGTCATGATGCAGATACGCTACGAGCGGTAAGAGATGAATTTACGCAATGGCAGTCACAAACGAATGCGGCAGGAGAAAAGTCATGA
- a CDS encoding LysR family transcriptional regulator, whose amino-acid sequence MNEKDWLIIRTVWQYKNITRAAGELFTSQPALSYRLKQIERKLNIRLFEESGRGLTFTAQGRYLAQHAETVISQFQQLRNTLQRLDGPQQGELRIGSSSNFAAWRLPALLSMFSERHPDISVRLESGLSEEIFLKLQRGEIHLALVKDDYGWKEGRRLVDEDDFYLISRGPVDLTQLPRLPQIKINHGGHTTGLIERWWNASYSQAPRVTMRVDKLEVCLAMVEQGLGYAIISSYRPLPNTLCRMPIVVAGEPVKSRTWLLYRHASTEAPVILPFVELFN is encoded by the coding sequence ATGAATGAGAAAGACTGGTTAATTATTCGTACCGTCTGGCAGTATAAAAATATCACCCGGGCAGCCGGGGAGCTTTTTACCTCGCAGCCCGCACTGAGCTATCGTCTCAAACAGATCGAGCGAAAACTCAATATCCGACTTTTTGAAGAGAGCGGGCGGGGTTTGACCTTTACGGCTCAGGGGCGCTATCTGGCCCAACATGCCGAAACCGTCATCAGCCAGTTTCAGCAGCTCAGGAACACGCTGCAAAGGCTGGACGGCCCTCAGCAGGGAGAGCTGCGTATTGGCTCATCGAGTAATTTTGCCGCCTGGCGCCTGCCAGCGTTGCTATCCATGTTTAGCGAACGTCACCCCGATATCAGCGTCAGGCTGGAGAGCGGTCTGAGTGAAGAGATCTTTCTGAAGCTACAGCGTGGAGAGATCCATCTGGCGCTGGTTAAAGATGACTACGGCTGGAAAGAGGGCAGGCGGCTGGTCGATGAAGATGATTTCTATCTGATTAGTCGGGGGCCGGTCGATCTCACGCAGCTTCCGCGGCTGCCGCAAATAAAAATTAACCATGGCGGTCATACCACCGGGCTGATAGAGCGATGGTGGAATGCGAGCTATTCGCAGGCACCCCGCGTAACCATGCGGGTGGATAAGCTGGAGGTCTGCCTGGCGATGGTGGAACAGGGGCTGGGCTATGCGATTATTTCCAGCTACCGTCCGCTGCCCAATACCCTGTGCAGGATGCCGATTGTGGTCGCGGGGGAACCCGTTAAGAGCCGGACCTGGCTACTCTACCGTCATGCCAGCACGGAGGCTCCGGTGATACTGCCCTTTGTGGAGCTTTTTAACTGA
- a CDS encoding transporter substrate-binding domain-containing protein, producing the protein MLAALALSCSSAMAAGETLRVGADLTYPPFQFRDVNGKPTGFEIDITNAVCKAVEVKCEYVVSSFDAEIPSLLAKKVDFISPLGATVKRKKSIDFSDFIFHIPSQLVARKGVNLLPTPESLKGKNIAVQQGSIQEMYANKYWAPAGVVVKTYPDQDVIYQDLAAGRLDGSLAPAVAVTFGFLQKPEGKDFTLTGPEVRDDVLFSRGSAYGVRKGDEKTLTLLNQGLAKIVADGTWEKIKQHYFGDIEMKVTPVKASDAAQ; encoded by the coding sequence ATGCTGGCCGCACTGGCCCTGAGTTGTTCGTCCGCTATGGCAGCAGGTGAAACACTTCGCGTCGGCGCAGATCTAACCTACCCGCCTTTTCAGTTCCGCGATGTCAACGGCAAGCCAACCGGCTTTGAAATCGATATTACTAATGCCGTATGCAAAGCCGTAGAGGTGAAGTGCGAATACGTGGTTAGCAGCTTTGATGCTGAGATCCCCTCGCTGCTGGCGAAGAAGGTTGATTTTATCTCACCGCTGGGTGCTACCGTGAAGCGGAAAAAATCGATCGACTTCAGTGATTTCATCTTCCACATCCCCTCTCAGCTGGTTGCCCGTAAAGGGGTGAATCTGCTGCCTACCCCAGAATCGCTTAAAGGCAAAAACATTGCCGTACAGCAGGGGTCGATTCAGGAGATGTATGCGAATAAATACTGGGCGCCAGCCGGTGTCGTGGTCAAGACCTATCCTGACCAGGATGTGATTTATCAGGATTTAGCGGCGGGCAGGCTCGACGGGTCGCTTGCGCCAGCCGTAGCGGTGACCTTTGGGTTTCTGCAAAAGCCGGAAGGGAAGGATTTTACCCTGACCGGGCCGGAAGTGCGTGATGACGTGCTCTTTAGCAGAGGTTCCGCTTACGGCGTTCGCAAGGGCGATGAGAAAACCCTGACCCTGCTCAATCAGGGGCTGGCGAAGATTGTGGCTGATGGAACGTGGGAGAAGATCAAGCAGCACTATTTTGGCGATATCGAGATGAAGGTGACGCCAGTTAAGGCATCCGATGCCGCTCAATAA